In one window of Nicotiana tabacum cultivar K326 chromosome 12, ASM71507v2, whole genome shotgun sequence DNA:
- the LOC107802903 gene encoding glucan endo-1,3-beta-D-glucosidase produces the protein MVKAALTLCFLLLSHISVGTLVLANEKKTWCVAKPSSDQKTLQENINYACSQVDCRILQKGCPCSSPDNLMNHASIVMNLYYQAKGRNYWNCHFGNSALIVLTDPSYGSCIYE, from the exons ATGGTTAAAGCAGCTCTCACCCTTTGCTTCCTACTTTTGTCCCACATTTCAG TGGGAACATTGGTGTTAGCAAATGAAAAG AAAACTTGGTGTGTAGCTAAACCTTCATCAGATCAGAAAACACTACAAGAAAACATAAATTATGCATGTTCTCAGGTTGATTGTAGGATCTTGCAAAAGGGTTGCCCTTGTTCTTCCCCAGATAATCTCATGAACCATGCTTCTATTGTTATGAACCTCTATTACCAAGCTAAGGGAAGGAATTATTGGAATTGTCACTTTGGTAATTCTGCCCTCATTGTTTTGACTGACCCAA GTTATGGCAGCTGTATTTATGAATGA